AGACTCCTTGATTGGCTTGTTCCAGGGGATGTTTGAGGGTAATATACTTACCTTTAATCCGGGCTGGGATTCTGATGCGAAGAAGGTTGAAAAGTTTGATGATGTTCGGGAAATACAAAAAACATTAGAAGATAGCGATGTACAATTAATTAGGCGAGCAGACGAAACCACTTCAGGCCCAGCCAGTATTACCTTATTGGATCCAGATGGGAATGTTATCTTGATAGACCAACACGTTTAGAAAAACGAGGAAGCCATACTAAAGTATTTGCGATTGCGATAGCTCAATAGAAAAAGTGAGTGATGCGATCGCGCCCTAGCGATCTGAAAAATATAGAATATAATGAGGAGGTTATATGCCTTTAATTAGGGTTTAATACGCTATAAACACGCTATAGATCCGCTATAAATACACTTTAAGTACGGTATATATATGCTATATATTTTTTTTTGGGTGGATTATTATGTATATTAGCTACTTAAAATCAATGAGTTGTGGCTAAACAGACAGGAGTTATAAAATTAAAGGGAACAATCGGGGACATTAATTTTTACAATAGAGAAGGCGAAAACCTGGCCAGAAAGGCCGGGGGTGGGTTTAATGGGGAACACATTAAAACCAAGGAAAGCATGGCGCGGGTGCGTGAAAATGCAGGGGAGTTTGGACATTGTAGTGCTGTAAAAAAGCAATTTAAAAGAAGTTTGAATCCGTTTTTATGCGTTCGGAAGGATGGAGAACTTCACGGGCGGATGGTGCAATTGTTTACCAAGTTAAAGGATCTGGATTCTGTGAACAGCCGAGGAGATAGGAGGGTAAAGCGTGGATTGGAGACTGCTAAGGGCCAGCAGTTACTTAGGGATTTTGCTTTCACCCCTTCGTGTAGTATTGCGGAAGTATTGGCTTGTTCGTTTAACTATGAATTTGAATCCCGAACCCTAAGGGTAACGAATTTTGATATAAAAAATGTTGCTTTTCCCGCGGGGGCTACCCATATGGCACTTACATTGGGGCTTTTACATTTCGATTTTGACACTCTCGCCTATGGATTGAAGTGCAGTACGCCACTTTATATGGATAAGGACCACAGTGCTACTCAGTTTGATTTGAGTACCGAATTACCTGATGTTGCTGGTACAGCGATTGCTGTTTTGGGACTGAAATTCTATCAGAAAGTGGAAAATACGTATTATTTATTTAAGAGTGCGAATGCTGTGGGAATGGATGTATTGCGGATTGGGGGATGATTTTTTTTAGTTGGAGGGAAAGAGATTGTGGACCTAGATCCTCGACTGCGCTCGGGGCTTGCAGGTTACGGAATACGCTAAGGACAGGCGCCAGCGCCAGGGAAGCATCGCCTGGGATTAGGCCTCTCTAAACCATACATTACCGCATATTAACCCCGGCATACTCTAAATATTACTACACCTTTTAAAGAATGCCCTAGCTGGTTGAAATTAGGTTTTATTTAGGTTTTTAGCTATTAATCTACAATTAGTTCCTGTATGGCTTCTCCCTGTTCACTTCGCACATGGATGAAGTAGGTACCGCTGCTTAGGTCCGCAATATTTAAATTGGTGGTCTTTGTTGTTTTTAACAATTGGCCATTCGTATTAAAAATGCGGGTGTCATGAAGGGTATTGGTTGGCGCCAATTGTACAATACAGTGTGTGCTGGCGGGGTTAGGGTATATGGCATATTGGAATGGGATTTTAGATGGGGTGTGCAGTAAGCCACTTATATCGAATACTCTAACTTGGCCCGACTTGTAGCCATTGCCATTGCTATAGGTTGATCCAATGGCGACCGTAGTACCTTCCCCATTTATGGATAGACCAAGGCCGGAATGGTCATCGCTGGCTTCGCCTTCAATATCCTCACCAATTTGTTCCCAAGTATCATTGTTGTTTGCATATAATTTTACGTGCCCTGCATACTGGCCATTATTGTTATTAAACGGTGCTCCCACTGCCAAGATGCTGCCATCGCCGCTAAGGCCTAATGCAAAACCCGCGCGGTCGCCGGGGGCATCCCCAAAAATATCCTGACCGATTTGAGTCCAAGTGCCTGAACTGTTCCTAAAAATTTTTACCTGGCCTGAGGCCGTTCCATTGCCGTCATTGGCTTGGGCCCCAATGGCAATTATATTGCCATCGCTACTGAGTTTGATGGCATAGCCAAAATCGTCGTTGCTTGCATCACCTACAATTTTTTGTCCTATTTGCGTCCAAGAGCCACCGATATTCTGAAAAACCCGTACCTCGCCATTGCCATCGGTATTGGCAGTGTTGCCCGTACTTCCAACGGCAACGATGTTGCCCGTTGCATTTAGGACTACCGTGCGCCCGCAACTATCCCTGGAATTTTGGCCATCGATATCCTCCCCAATTTGTGTCCATATTCCCGCATTGTTTCCAAACACCCGTACATGCCCCGAGTGAGGGCCGTTGCCTCCATTTAACCAAGCGCCAATGGCTACTATGCTACCATCGGCACTTAAGCTAATTGACATACCCGATTGATCCCCTGGGCTTTCTCCATCAATATCCTGACCTATCTGGGTCCAAGTGTTATTATTGTTTTGATAGACCCGTACGTGTCCGGAATCGTTTCCATTACCATCGTTCCATCTGGAGCCAATGGCTACTATGGTACCATCACCACTTAAGCTGACCGACATGCCAGATGCATCGCCCGCATGCTCTCCATAAATGTCCTGACCTATTTGATCCCAACTCCCGCCGGTGTTGTGAAATATCCTTACCTGACCTGAATCTGTACCGTTGCCATCGTTGTATATTGCGCTCACGGCCATGATAGATCCGTTATCGCTGAGGCTTATGGATATACCAAACTCATCTTCGGCGGCTTCTCCATAAAGAGCCTCCCCAAGCTGTATTTGGGAATAGGAGGTAATTGAAAGGCAGCATAGAAGGATGCAAATACTTTTTATCATTTATTTTTATTGATGGTTTTCGGTTTTATTGGCTCTTGGCTCTTGGCTCTTGGCTCTTGGCTCTTTGCTCTTCGCTAACTTCCGGATTGCAATTTACTATAGTAGGGGATTATTTACTGAATTTCATTACCTTTTTTTTGGAATTTTATTTATGCGGTACAATTGTTCACTACCGATGCGCTTGTATAGGAAGTATAATTTTTTGTTGCCGTACTTTAAATTTTAATATCTTTACTTTTCTCCCCTTTAATTGGTTCCAATGCGGATTTCCGTAGTGGGATAAGTTTTCATTGTTATATATTTGAAAAAACATATTAGTAAAATGAATATTAATTTAATTCGACCTGAAAAGGTTAATTTAAAAGGCCATCCTGTTCTTACGGAAACTTGGCTACAGGATATAATTGCAAAAGACCCGGAAATTATTGGACTTGGTGAGTTAATTTTAAAAGATAAAGAACGAAAGCAATTACGTGCGGGAAGATTGGATATTTTATTACAGGATCCAGAAATTAATAAACGCTACGAAGTTGAAATCCAACTGGGAAAAACGGATGAAAGTCATATTATTCGAACCATTGAATATTGGGATATAGAAAGAAAGAGATATCCACAATATGAGCATTGTGCAGTTATAATTGCAGAAGAAATAACAAGTAGATTTTTAAATGTAATAAGTCTTTTTAATGGAACAATTCCATTAATCGCCATACAGTTAACTGCGTACAAAAATAATGATGAATACTTCTTAACCTTCAACAAAGTTTTGGATGAAATGAATTTGGGATTAGTGGATGATGATGAAGAAATAAGTGAAATAACCGATAGAAATTATTGGGAAACCCAAGTAGGAAGCCCCAAAACTGTAAAGATTGTTGACGCAGCCCTTTCTTTAATTAGAGAAGTCTTGCCCGGCTATGAATTGAAATATAACAAATTTTATATTGGCTTGGCAAAAAATGGGAGACCGGATAATTTCGTGATATTTAGGGCGCTAAGAAACTTTACACGTATGGAAATTAAACTTGAAAAAGACGAGGTATTAGAAAATAAAATTGAAACCTCGGGCCTCGATTTAATGGATTATGACAAAAGAGAAGGTAGGTATAGAATAAAAATATCATCAGCTGACCTTAATAGGCATCGCGATTTAATAAAGGATTTAATAAAAAGAGCAAAAGGGATTGTAGCAGAATCAGAAATGATTACTGGAGAATAATCAATTTTTTTGTTTCATAAATTTTAGCAAAGGAATTTAAATAGATGCCTGTAGACTTTTCAAAAATATTAGTAGTTGGTGTTTCTTCGAGGGCACTTTTCAATCTCGAAGAAGAAGAGCAAATTTTTAGAGAACAAAATATTCGTGGTTTTCGGGAATACCAATTAGCTAATGAAGGTAAGTTACTTAAAAAAGGAACTGCATTTCCACTGGTTGAAGCATTACTAAAATTAAATACACATGTTGACAAGAAAACCCCAATTGTTGAGGTGGTAATTATGTCTAAAAATAGCCCAGAAACAGGAGTAAGAGTGTTAAAAGCAATTGAA
This region of Aequorivita marisscotiae genomic DNA includes:
- a CDS encoding VOC family protein, whose product is MKLGAFSVSLSVKNIQASKEFYETLGFKVFAGDMEKNYLIMKNEDSLIGLFQGMFEGNILTFNPGWDSDAKKVEKFDDVREIQKTLEDSDVQLIRRADETTSGPASITLLDPDGNVILIDQHV
- a CDS encoding T9SS type A sorting domain-containing protein, which produces MIKSICILLCCLSITSYSQIQLGEALYGEAAEDEFGISISLSDNGSIMAVSAIYNDGNGTDSGQVRIFHNTGGSWDQIGQDIYGEHAGDASGMSVSLSGDGTIVAIGSRWNDGNGNDSGHVRVYQNNNNTWTQIGQDIDGESPGDQSGMSISLSADGSIVAIGAWLNGGNGPHSGHVRVFGNNAGIWTQIGEDIDGQNSRDSCGRTVVLNATGNIVAVGSTGNTANTDGNGEVRVFQNIGGSWTQIGQKIVGDASNDDFGYAIKLSSDGNIIAIGAQANDGNGTASGQVKIFRNSSGTWTQIGQDIFGDAPGDRAGFALGLSGDGSILAVGAPFNNNNGQYAGHVKLYANNNDTWEQIGEDIEGEASDDHSGLGLSINGEGTTVAIGSTYSNGNGYKSGQVRVFDISGLLHTPSKIPFQYAIYPNPASTHCIVQLAPTNTLHDTRIFNTNGQLLKTTKTTNLNIADLSSGTYFIHVRSEQGEAIQELIVD